Proteins co-encoded in one Leucobacter exalbidus genomic window:
- the nrdI gene encoding class Ib ribonucleoside-diphosphate reductase assembly flavoprotein NrdI — protein MTDLVYFSSISGNTKRFVEKLGRPAARIPLYAHEEPLVVTEPYVLLVPTYGGGPETRAVPKQVIKFLNDERNRTLLRGVMAAGNTNFGEGYAIAGEIISRKCQVPFLYRFELFGTPDDVNAVRKGMDTFWKQQ, from the coding sequence ATGACTGACCTGGTGTACTTTTCAAGCATCTCAGGGAACACCAAGCGCTTCGTCGAAAAACTGGGACGCCCCGCGGCCCGGATCCCGCTGTACGCGCATGAAGAACCGCTCGTGGTGACAGAGCCCTATGTGCTCCTCGTCCCCACGTACGGAGGCGGCCCTGAAACCCGGGCCGTGCCCAAACAAGTCATCAAGTTCCTCAACGATGAGAGAAACCGCACGCTTTTACGCGGGGTGATGGCGGCAGGAAATACGAACTTCGGCGAAGGATATGCGATCGCCGGAGAGATTATTTCGAGGAAGTGCCAAGTGCCCTTTCTCTACCGATTTGAACTCTTTGGAACCCCGGACGACGTGAACGCCGTTCGGAAAGGAATGGATACGTTTTGGAAGCAGCAGTGA
- the nrdE gene encoding class 1b ribonucleoside-diphosphate reductase subunit alpha, which yields MASGLDSSKISDMDYHSLNAMLNLYDADGKIQFDRDREAARQYFLQHVNQNMVFFHNFEERMRYLIDNEYYEKELLDQYTIDFVEELTNEAFAMKFRFPAFLGAFKFFTSYALKTFDGKRYLERFEHRVVMVALGLARGDKELARGFVREMISGRFQPATPTFLNLGKAQRGELVSCFLLRVEDNMESISRGINSSLQLSKRGGGVALSLSNIRETGAPIKKIENQSSGIIPVMKLLEDSFSYANQLGARQGAGAVYLSAHHPDIMKFLDTKRENADEKIRIKTLSLGVVVPDITFELAKKNEEMYLFSPYDVEKVYGVPFGDISVTEKYYEMVNDARIKKTKISARVFFQTVAELQFESGYPYIVFEDTVNDANPIKGRINMSNLCSEILQVNTPTTYNEDLSYDNIGKDISCNLGSMNIAMAMDGGDLASTVDLAIRSLTAVSDMSSINSVRSIEDGNAQSHAIGLGQMNLHGYLAREHVHYGSAEGIDFTNIYFYTVLFHALQASNKIAIERKQVFGGFADSKYASGEFFDKYTDGEWLPETPRVAEMFTTAGIALPTQQDWRELKASVMEHGIYNQNLQAVPPTGSISYINNSTSSIHPIASKVEIRKEGKLGRVYYPAPFMTNENLAYYEDAYEIGPEKIIDTYAAATQHVDQGLSLTLFFKDTATTRDINKAQIYAWRKGIKTIYYIRIRQLALEGTDMAECVSCML from the coding sequence ATGGCCTCGGGACTTGACTCGTCAAAGATCAGCGACATGGATTACCACTCGCTGAACGCGATGCTCAACCTGTACGACGCGGACGGCAAGATTCAGTTCGACCGTGATCGTGAAGCTGCGCGCCAGTACTTCCTGCAGCACGTCAACCAGAACATGGTGTTCTTCCACAACTTCGAAGAGCGCATGCGCTACCTCATCGACAACGAGTACTACGAGAAGGAACTTCTCGACCAGTACACGATCGATTTTGTTGAAGAGCTCACCAACGAAGCCTTTGCGATGAAGTTCCGCTTCCCGGCATTCCTGGGTGCGTTCAAGTTCTTCACCTCGTACGCGCTGAAGACGTTCGACGGCAAGCGCTACCTCGAGCGCTTCGAACACCGCGTCGTCATGGTCGCACTCGGCCTGGCACGTGGCGACAAGGAGCTCGCTCGCGGCTTCGTGCGCGAAATGATCTCGGGCCGCTTCCAGCCGGCCACCCCCACCTTCCTGAACCTCGGCAAGGCACAGCGCGGCGAGCTCGTCTCCTGCTTCCTGCTGCGCGTCGAGGACAACATGGAGTCGATCTCACGCGGCATCAACTCCTCGCTGCAGCTGTCCAAGCGCGGCGGCGGCGTGGCACTGTCACTGTCGAACATTCGCGAGACCGGCGCCCCGATCAAGAAGATCGAGAACCAGTCCTCGGGCATCATTCCCGTGATGAAGCTCCTCGAAGACAGCTTCAGCTACGCCAACCAGCTCGGCGCACGCCAGGGTGCCGGCGCGGTGTACCTCTCGGCACACCACCCCGACATCATGAAGTTCCTCGACACCAAGCGCGAGAACGCTGACGAGAAGATTCGTATCAAGACGCTCTCGCTGGGCGTCGTCGTACCCGACATCACGTTCGAACTCGCGAAGAAGAACGAAGAGATGTACCTCTTCTCGCCGTACGACGTTGAAAAGGTCTACGGTGTACCGTTCGGCGACATCTCGGTCACTGAGAAGTACTACGAGATGGTCAACGATGCACGCATCAAGAAGACCAAGATCAGCGCACGCGTCTTCTTCCAGACGGTCGCCGAGCTGCAGTTCGAGTCGGGCTACCCCTACATCGTGTTCGAAGACACTGTGAACGATGCGAACCCCATCAAGGGCCGCATCAACATGTCGAACCTGTGCTCTGAGATCCTGCAGGTCAACACCCCCACGACCTACAACGAAGACCTCAGCTACGACAACATCGGCAAGGATATTTCTTGCAACCTCGGCTCGATGAACATCGCTATGGCCATGGACGGCGGCGACCTCGCCTCGACCGTTGACCTCGCGATCCGGTCACTCACCGCGGTGAGCGACATGAGCTCGATCAACTCGGTTCGTTCGATCGAAGACGGCAACGCCCAGTCGCACGCCATCGGCCTCGGCCAGATGAACCTGCACGGCTACCTGGCTCGTGAGCACGTGCACTACGGCTCAGCCGAGGGCATCGACTTCACGAACATCTACTTCTACACGGTGCTGTTCCACGCCCTGCAGGCGTCGAACAAGATCGCGATCGAGCGCAAGCAGGTCTTCGGCGGCTTCGCTGACTCGAAGTACGCGTCGGGTGAATTCTTCGACAAGTACACCGATGGTGAATGGCTTCCCGAGACGCCCCGCGTCGCCGAGATGTTCACCACCGCCGGCATCGCACTGCCCACGCAGCAGGATTGGCGTGAGCTGAAGGCCAGCGTCATGGAGCACGGTATCTACAACCAGAACCTGCAGGCTGTGCCGCCCACCGGTTCCATCTCGTACATCAACAACTCGACGAGCTCGATCCACCCGATCGCCTCAAAGGTTGAGATTCGCAAGGAAGGCAAGCTGGGTCGCGTGTACTACCCGGCTCCGTTCATGACGAACGAGAACTTGGCTTACTACGAGGACGCCTACGAGATCGGCCCCGAGAAGATCATCGACACGTACGCCGCAGCAACGCAGCACGTCGATCAGGGCCTCTCGCTCACGCTGTTCTTCAAGGACACGGCGACGACCCGTGACATCAACAAGGCGCAGATCTACGCATGGCGCAAGGGCATCAAGACGATCTACTACATCCGCATCCGCCAGCTCGCGCTGGAGGGCACGGATATGGCTGAGTGCGTGAGCTGCATGCTCTAA
- the nrdH gene encoding glutaredoxin-like protein NrdH, translating to MAITVYTKPSCVQCTATYRALDSKGIEYNVLDLSQDESALETVKELGYLQAPVVVTDDEHWSGFRPDKISALASRLA from the coding sequence ATGGCCATCACGGTATACACCAAGCCGTCGTGCGTGCAGTGCACAGCGACGTACCGAGCGCTCGACAGCAAGGGAATTGAGTACAACGTACTCGACCTTTCGCAGGACGAATCGGCGCTCGAAACGGTGAAGGAACTGGGCTACCTCCAGGCTCCCGTCGTGGTCACCGATGACGAGCACTGGTCGGGCTTTCGCCCCGACAAGATCTCGGCACTCGCGAGCCGTCTGGCGTAA
- the rlmH gene encoding 23S rRNA (pseudouridine(1915)-N(3))-methyltransferase RlmH → MSVKVLAVGKKHEKWVLDGIDRYEKRLRKPFDVSWQLLPHSARENDAARGEESERILAKLDRDAFVVLLDERGKNVDSPELARTLQGAFNAGRNVSIVIGGAYGVSDAVRARADFVWSLSKLVFPHQLVRLILAEQLYRAQEIAGGRPYHHV, encoded by the coding sequence ATGAGCGTGAAGGTGCTGGCCGTTGGCAAGAAGCACGAGAAGTGGGTGCTCGACGGGATCGACCGCTACGAGAAGCGGCTGCGCAAACCGTTCGATGTGAGCTGGCAGCTGCTGCCGCACTCCGCGCGTGAAAACGATGCGGCGCGCGGCGAAGAATCGGAGCGCATTCTCGCGAAGCTCGACCGTGACGCCTTCGTCGTGCTGCTCGACGAGCGCGGCAAAAACGTCGACTCCCCAGAGCTGGCCCGCACGCTGCAGGGCGCGTTTAACGCGGGGCGCAATGTCAGCATCGTGATCGGCGGGGCCTACGGCGTCAGCGACGCCGTGCGGGCGCGCGCTGACTTCGTGTGGAGCCTGTCTAAGCTCGTCTTCCCCCACCAGCTGGTGCGGTTGATTCTCGCCGAACAGCTCTACCGGGCACAGGAGATTGCGGGCGGGCGCCCCTACCATCACGTGTAG
- a CDS encoding pyridoxal phosphate-dependent aminotransferase, with the protein MRQKRQITQSKKLQGVRYDVRGPILQEAERLEREGHQILKLNIGNPAPFGFEAPPEIVEALRQALPLAQGYSDSRGILPAREAVAHYYEAAGITGVTPDDVIIGNGVSELISLVLQALVSDGDEILVPAPDYPLWTAQVTLSGGRAVHYPCDELNGWMPDLAAIERLITPATKGIVLINPNNPTGAVYSAELVRGFAELAERHGLVLMADEIYEKILYDGARHEHAALHAHDTICLTFSGLSKAQRIAGYRAGWLTITGDRSNARDFLEGLTLLANMRMCSNVPAQHAIPAALADPRWSGIGELCAPGGRLREQRDAALTLLTEIPGVTCVRPGGAMYLFPRLDPEVYAIEDDQAFVIDLLRATQVLVTNGRGFNLATPDHLRFVTLPAVPVLTEAIGRIAEYLESVRAS; encoded by the coding sequence GTGCGGCAGAAGCGACAGATCACCCAGTCCAAGAAACTGCAAGGGGTGCGCTACGACGTACGCGGCCCGATTTTGCAGGAGGCCGAGCGCCTTGAGCGCGAGGGCCACCAGATCCTCAAACTCAACATCGGCAACCCGGCCCCGTTCGGGTTCGAGGCCCCTCCCGAAATCGTCGAGGCGCTGCGGCAGGCGCTGCCGCTCGCGCAGGGCTACAGCGATTCGCGCGGCATTTTGCCAGCGCGTGAGGCCGTGGCGCACTACTACGAGGCCGCCGGAATCACCGGGGTCACCCCCGATGACGTGATCATCGGCAACGGCGTGAGCGAGCTCATCTCGCTCGTACTGCAGGCGCTCGTGAGCGACGGCGACGAAATTCTCGTGCCCGCGCCCGATTACCCGCTGTGGACCGCGCAGGTCACGCTCTCGGGCGGCCGCGCCGTGCACTACCCGTGCGACGAGCTGAACGGCTGGATGCCCGATCTTGCGGCCATCGAGCGACTCATCACGCCCGCCACTAAGGGCATTGTGCTGATCAACCCCAACAACCCCACCGGAGCCGTGTACAGCGCCGAGCTGGTGCGTGGGTTCGCCGAGCTCGCCGAACGCCACGGCCTCGTGTTGATGGCCGACGAAATCTACGAGAAGATTCTGTACGACGGCGCCCGCCACGAGCACGCTGCCCTGCACGCGCACGACACCATCTGTCTCACGTTCAGCGGACTGTCGAAGGCCCAGCGCATTGCCGGGTACCGCGCCGGCTGGCTCACGATCACGGGCGACCGCTCGAACGCCCGCGATTTTCTCGAGGGCCTCACCCTGCTCGCGAACATGCGCATGTGTTCGAACGTGCCGGCGCAGCACGCGATTCCGGCCGCGCTCGCCGACCCCCGCTGGTCGGGCATCGGCGAGCTGTGCGCCCCGGGCGGGCGGCTGCGCGAGCAGCGCGACGCCGCACTCACCCTGCTCACCGAGATCCCCGGAGTCACCTGCGTGCGCCCCGGCGGCGCGATGTACCTCTTCCCCCGCCTCGACCCCGAGGTCTACGCGATCGAAGACGATCAGGCATTTGTGATCGATCTGCTGCGGGCCACGCAGGTGCTGGTGACCAACGGCCGTGGCTTCAACCTCGCGACTCCGGATCACCTCCGCTTCGTCACCCTGCCGGCCGTGCCGGTGCTTACGGAAGCGATCGGGCGCATCGCCGAGTACCTCGAGAGTGTGCGCGCCTCATGA